From one Cyanobacterium stanieri PCC 7202 genomic stretch:
- a CDS encoding ABC transporter related protein (PFAM: ABC transporter transmembrane region; ABC transporter~COGs: COG1132 ABC-type multidrug transport system ATPase and permease components~InterProIPR003593:IPR003439:IPR017940:IPR001140:IPR 017871~KEGG: cyp:PCC8801_2726 ABC transporter related~PFAM: ABC transporter related; ABC transporter transmembrane region~SMART: AAA ATPase~SPTR: ABC transporter related), with amino-acid sequence MNLRIKSNDWGLVLKILPYAKRKSPVLILSFILLIPLSVAGAIQPLIVGQGISLLREEDTWGFLDAYSVADGLNLLAFILLATIIFRTIFLAWQGFLVQKVGQEITAFIRQDLFDHVTSLSSNFFHKTPVGKLVTRLINDVEALGDVFATGAIGIISDVIYILAIIITMFSLQWQLALLLVLMLIPVSGLIIYFQRQYRKANYVAREELSVLNAMLQENVVGINIVQLFRRERHNSELFRTVNDRYRIAVDKTIFHDSAVSATLEWISLVAIAVVLWIGGVLILGDNLNYGTLSAFILYAQRLFDPLRQFADKFTMFQAGFTAIERISELMNIPIEIQDRDNDISLHDNPENQDAVGEIRFENVWFGYKPDEYVLKNLNFTIHPGEKVALVGPTGAGKSSIIRLLCRLYEPTQGRILVDGIDIRDITQAELRSHIGVILQESFIFAGDVKRNITLGETYDFDEIENAVKLTNIKPLIEDLPQGYNTQLRERGANLSAGQKQLLAFARVAIRNPNILVLDEATSSLDVSTEADTQKALDELLIDKTAIIIAHRLSTIRNVDKILVLKQGELIESGNHDQLLEQNGLYASLYKLQMLATA; translated from the coding sequence ATGAATTTAAGAATTAAAAGTAATGATTGGGGATTAGTGTTAAAAATACTACCCTATGCAAAACGTAAATCTCCAGTTTTAATATTATCTTTTATTTTACTGATACCCCTTTCTGTGGCGGGGGCGATTCAACCTTTAATTGTTGGGCAAGGGATTTCTTTGTTGCGAGAGGAAGACACGTGGGGTTTTTTAGATGCCTATTCTGTGGCTGATGGTCTAAATTTACTGGCTTTCATTTTACTAGCAACTATTATTTTTCGGACTATTTTTTTGGCATGGCAGGGTTTTCTTGTGCAAAAGGTAGGGCAGGAAATTACTGCTTTTATTCGTCAAGATTTATTTGATCATGTTACTTCGTTATCTTCTAATTTTTTCCACAAAACCCCTGTGGGTAAGTTGGTTACAAGGTTAATCAATGATGTGGAGGCCTTGGGGGATGTGTTTGCCACGGGTGCCATTGGCATTATCAGTGATGTGATTTATATTTTGGCTATCATCATCACTATGTTTTCTTTGCAGTGGCAGTTGGCACTGTTGCTGGTTTTGATGTTGATTCCTGTATCGGGGTTAATTATTTATTTTCAGAGGCAATACCGTAAGGCAAATTATGTGGCGAGGGAAGAGTTGTCGGTGTTAAATGCCATGTTGCAAGAGAATGTGGTGGGTATTAATATCGTGCAACTATTTCGCCGTGAAAGGCACAATAGCGAGTTGTTTCGCACGGTAAATGATCGTTATCGCATTGCGGTGGATAAAACTATTTTCCATGATTCGGCGGTGTCTGCTACCCTTGAATGGATTTCTTTAGTGGCGATCGCCGTTGTGCTGTGGATAGGAGGGGTGTTAATATTAGGGGATAACCTCAACTATGGTACTTTGTCGGCTTTTATCCTTTATGCCCAAAGACTTTTTGATCCCCTCAGACAATTTGCCGATAAGTTTACCATGTTCCAAGCAGGATTTACCGCCATCGAACGTATTTCCGAATTGATGAACATTCCCATCGAAATCCAAGATCGAGATAACGATATTAGCCTCCATGATAACCCCGAAAATCAGGATGCCGTAGGGGAAATCCGTTTTGAAAACGTCTGGTTTGGTTATAAACCCGATGAATATGTCTTAAAAAATCTAAACTTCACCATTCACCCTGGGGAAAAGGTTGCCCTTGTGGGCCCCACAGGGGCAGGTAAAAGCTCCATAATTCGACTTCTTTGTCGTTTATACGAACCCACCCAAGGAAGAATTTTGGTAGATGGTATCGACATCAGAGACATCACCCAAGCCGAATTGAGAAGTCATATCGGGGTCATTTTACAAGAAAGTTTCATCTTTGCAGGGGATGTCAAAAGAAATATCACCCTTGGGGAAACCTATGATTTTGATGAAATTGAAAATGCAGTGAAATTGACCAACATTAAGCCTCTAATTGAAGATTTACCCCAAGGTTACAATACCCAACTACGGGAAAGAGGAGCAAATTTATCCGCCGGGCAAAAACAATTACTGGCTTTTGCGAGGGTTGCCATTCGTAACCCCAATATTTTGGTACTAGATGAAGCCACCTCCAGCCTTGATGTTTCCACCGAAGCAGATACCCAAAAGGCACTTGATGAATTGTTAATTGATAAAACCGCCATTATCATCGCCCATAGACTTTCCACCATTCGCAATGTGGATAAAATTTTGGTTCTCAAACAGGGTGAATTGATTGAATCAGGTAATCATGACCAACTATTAGAGCAAAATGGTTTATATGCTAGTCTCTATAAATTACAAATGTTAGCAACAGCTTAA
- a CDS encoding CoA-binding domain protein (PFAM: CoA binding domain; ATP-grasp domain; Acetyltransferase (GNAT) family~TIGRFAM: acetyl coenzyme A synthetase (ADP forming), alpha domain~COGs: COG1042 Acyl-CoA synthetase (NDP forming)~InterPro IPR011761:IPR000182:IPR003781:IPR013650~KEGG: ana:all0769 acetyl-CoA synthetase~PFAM: CoA-binding domain protein; ATP-grasp domain protein; GCN5-related N-acetyltransferase~SPTR: Acetyl-CoA synthetase) — translation MRTDKAHDIMRTYHNPLKFMFAPQSVALIGATEKEGSVGRTLLWNLISNPFGGTVFPVNPKRKSILGIRAYPSLKDLPESVDLAIIATPAPTVPDLIRQCVETGVKGAIIISAGFKEIGAEGVKLEQEILKEAKKGNLRIIGPNCLGLICPTSGLNASFASTSPRLGNVGFISQSGAFCTSILDWSLRENLGFSAFISIGSMLDVNWGDLIYYLGDDPQTQSIVIYMESIGNARDFISAAREVALTKPIIVIKGGRTEAAARAAASHTGALTSSDEVLASAFRRCGVLQVDTISEIFNMAELLAKQPRPKGKRLTILTNAGGPGVLATDALTWGKGKLADLSEETMEKLDEILPPHWSRSNPIDILGDATPERYAQALEIASKDDHSDGLLVILTPQDMTDPTQTAEALLRVAQNIKDKPIIASWMGGSTVATGREILNRADIYTQSYPDDGARLFNLMWRYSNNLNALYETPSFAESEPLIDRPLASKIISHAQATGRSLLTEYESKQLLKAYGIPTVETRIALSAEEARAIALEIGFPVVLKLHSETVTHKTDVGGVQLNLRDEEAVINAFESIKNGVSENDFLGVTVQPMVDLTGYELILGSSDDPQFGSVLLFGAGGELVEVFKDQALGLPPLNTTLARRLIERTKIFKALQGVRGRKPVDIAQLEQILVLFSQLVIEQPLIKEIDINPLLANENQLISLDARVLLYPPDTKDIPRPAIRPYPIQYISHHTLKNGDRFTIRPIRPEDEPKIVNFCTALSEQSVYFRFFHSISRQSLISHERLARICFIDYDQEIALVACDEEEDIRAIARLSRIHGDLASAEIGLLIKDNYQHQGLGTVLTESMINIARQEGIKYLRADMLIDNHAMQNLCRKLGFELHSHDHLVQAILTIDDITP, via the coding sequence ATGAGAACCGATAAAGCCCATGACATCATGCGCACCTACCATAACCCCCTCAAATTCATGTTTGCCCCCCAATCAGTGGCACTCATTGGGGCAACGGAAAAAGAGGGCAGTGTGGGGCGTACTTTACTCTGGAATTTAATTAGTAATCCCTTTGGGGGAACAGTTTTCCCTGTTAACCCAAAACGTAAAAGTATTTTGGGTATTAGGGCTTATCCCAGTCTCAAGGATTTACCCGAATCGGTAGATTTAGCCATCATTGCCACCCCTGCGCCCACAGTACCTGATTTGATTCGTCAATGTGTGGAGACAGGGGTAAAGGGTGCGATCATTATTTCGGCAGGATTTAAAGAAATTGGGGCAGAGGGGGTTAAATTAGAGCAGGAAATCTTAAAAGAAGCCAAAAAAGGTAATTTACGAATTATTGGGCCTAATTGCTTGGGTTTAATTTGTCCTACTTCGGGATTAAATGCCAGTTTTGCTAGTACCAGCCCTCGCCTTGGTAATGTGGGTTTTATTAGTCAGAGTGGGGCTTTTTGTACTTCAATTTTAGATTGGAGTCTACGAGAAAATCTTGGTTTTAGTGCTTTTATCTCCATCGGCTCAATGTTGGATGTGAATTGGGGGGATTTGATTTACTATTTGGGGGATGATCCTCAAACTCAAAGTATTGTTATTTATATGGAATCTATCGGTAATGCGAGGGATTTTATCTCGGCGGCGCGGGAAGTGGCTTTAACGAAACCGATAATCGTCATCAAAGGAGGACGCACGGAGGCGGCGGCTAGGGCGGCGGCTTCCCATACGGGCGCACTGACAAGTAGTGATGAGGTATTGGCTTCTGCTTTTAGGCGTTGCGGAGTTTTGCAGGTGGACACCATCAGCGAAATTTTTAATATGGCGGAGTTGTTGGCGAAGCAACCACGCCCGAAGGGTAAGAGGTTGACTATTTTAACCAATGCAGGGGGACCAGGGGTTTTGGCGACGGATGCCCTAACTTGGGGTAAGGGTAAATTGGCGGATTTGAGCGAGGAAACCATGGAAAAATTAGATGAAATTTTACCCCCCCATTGGAGTCGTAGTAATCCCATTGATATTTTGGGGGATGCTACCCCCGAAAGGTATGCTCAAGCCTTGGAAATTGCCTCTAAGGATGATCATAGTGATGGGTTATTAGTGATTTTAACTCCGCAGGATATGACTGATCCGACACAAACGGCGGAGGCTTTGTTACGGGTTGCCCAGAATATTAAGGATAAACCGATTATCGCTAGTTGGATGGGGGGAAGTACGGTGGCGACGGGGAGGGAAATTCTCAATCGTGCGGATATTTATACCCAGAGTTATCCTGATGATGGGGCGCGGTTGTTTAATCTTATGTGGCGTTATAGTAATAATCTGAATGCTCTTTATGAAACCCCTAGTTTTGCTGAGTCTGAGCCGTTAATCGATCGCCCTTTAGCCTCTAAAATAATTAGTCATGCTCAGGCAACGGGGCGTAGTTTGTTGACGGAATATGAGTCGAAACAGTTACTCAAAGCCTATGGCATTCCCACGGTGGAAACTCGTATCGCCCTCAGTGCTGAGGAAGCAAGGGCGATCGCCCTTGAGATAGGCTTTCCAGTGGTGCTTAAATTGCATTCTGAGACTGTTACCCATAAAACTGATGTGGGGGGTGTTCAGTTAAATTTGAGGGATGAGGAAGCGGTTATAAATGCCTTTGAGAGCATAAAAAATGGGGTGAGTGAAAATGACTTTTTGGGGGTGACGGTGCAACCGATGGTTGACCTCACGGGTTATGAATTAATCTTGGGTAGTAGTGATGATCCTCAATTTGGCTCGGTGTTATTGTTTGGTGCGGGGGGCGAATTGGTGGAGGTATTTAAGGATCAAGCCCTTGGTTTACCGCCCCTAAATACTACCTTGGCACGGCGTTTGATAGAACGTACTAAAATATTTAAGGCTTTACAGGGGGTAAGGGGAAGAAAACCCGTTGATATTGCCCAACTCGAGCAAATTTTGGTGTTATTTAGTCAGTTGGTCATCGAACAACCGTTGATTAAGGAAATCGATATAAACCCCCTCCTTGCCAATGAAAATCAGTTAATCAGTTTGGATGCGAGGGTGTTGTTATATCCCCCTGACACCAAAGATATTCCTCGTCCTGCCATTCGTCCTTATCCTATCCAATATATTAGTCATCATACCCTGAAAAATGGCGATCGCTTTACCATCCGCCCCATTCGCCCCGAAGATGAACCAAAGATAGTCAATTTTTGTACGGCATTATCAGAGCAATCGGTATATTTTCGCTTCTTCCACTCCATCAGTCGTCAATCATTGATTTCCCATGAACGGTTAGCCCGTATTTGTTTCATCGACTATGATCAAGAAATTGCCCTCGTTGCCTGTGATGAGGAAGAAGACATAAGGGCGATCGCACGGTTGAGCCGTATTCATGGCGATTTAGCATCCGCAGAAATAGGGTTGTTGATCAAAGACAACTATCAACATCAAGGGTTAGGCACAGTATTAACCGAAAGCATGATCAACATAGCCCGTCAAGAAGGTATTAAATATCTCAGGGCAGATATGTTAATCGATAACCATGCCATGCAAAATCTCTGTCGTAAACTGGGTTTTGAATTGCACAGTCATGATCATCTCGTTCAAGCAATATTAACTATTGATGATATCACCCCATAA
- a CDS encoding aluminum resistance family protein (PFAM: Aluminium resistance protein~COGs: COG4100 Cystathionine beta-lyase family protein involved in aluminum resistance~InterPro IPR009651~KEGG: syp:SYNPCC7002_A2197 putative aluminum resistance protein~PFAM: Aluminium resistance family protein~SPTR: Putative aluminum resistance protein) produces the protein MNPSQLIATATEKLAPTFAEVDQQIKHNLHKVLQAFQEYKVGVHHFSSVSGYGHDDLGREVLDQVFAKVVGAKSSAVRVQIVSGTHAIASCLYGVLRPADEMLAVAGHPYDTLEEVIGIRGEGQGSLKELGIKYRELDLTPSGEIDWEGLQTAVKPETKLVLIQRSCGYSWRKSLSVADIERIVTIVKAQNPDTVCFVDNCYGEFIETLEPTAVGVDLMAGSLIKNPGGTIVTAGGYIAGREDLVEKACCRLTAPGIGSSGGATFDQNRLLFQGLFLAPQMVGEAIKSTHLIAMVFSELGYEVNPLPFSPRRDIIQAIKFGNPDALIAFCRAIQKYSPVGSYLDPVPAPMPGYESNLIMAGGTFIDGSTSELSADGPLREPYIAFCQGGTHWTHSAIALEYALGEIMG, from the coding sequence ATGAATCCATCTCAATTAATCGCTACCGCCACCGAAAAATTAGCCCCCACTTTTGCCGAAGTTGATCAACAGATAAAGCATAATCTCCATAAGGTATTACAGGCTTTTCAGGAATATAAGGTAGGAGTGCATCATTTTAGTAGTGTGAGTGGTTATGGTCATGACGACTTGGGAAGGGAGGTGTTAGATCAGGTTTTTGCGAAGGTTGTGGGGGCGAAGAGTAGTGCTGTAAGGGTGCAGATAGTCTCGGGTACCCATGCGATCGCCTCTTGCTTATATGGGGTGTTACGCCCCGCAGATGAAATGTTAGCAGTGGCAGGACATCCTTACGATACCCTCGAGGAGGTTATCGGCATTCGGGGAGAAGGGCAAGGAAGCCTAAAGGAATTGGGAATCAAATATCGTGAATTGGATTTAACCCCCTCTGGGGAAATTGACTGGGAGGGTTTGCAAACGGCGGTAAAACCAGAAACAAAATTAGTTTTAATTCAGCGCTCCTGTGGTTACTCTTGGCGTAAAAGTCTTTCAGTGGCGGACATTGAAAGGATTGTAACTATAGTTAAGGCTCAAAACCCTGATACGGTTTGTTTTGTGGACAACTGTTATGGGGAATTTATCGAAACCCTCGAACCGACGGCGGTGGGGGTAGATTTAATGGCAGGTTCGTTGATAAAAAATCCGGGGGGAACTATTGTAACGGCAGGGGGTTACATCGCAGGGCGTGAGGATTTGGTGGAAAAGGCCTGTTGTCGTCTCACGGCACCGGGGATTGGCAGTAGTGGGGGAGCAACTTTTGACCAAAATCGTCTCCTTTTCCAAGGCTTATTTTTAGCTCCGCAAATGGTAGGGGAAGCCATTAAAAGTACCCATCTAATTGCCATGGTGTTTTCTGAGTTGGGTTATGAAGTGAATCCTTTACCTTTTAGCCCCCGACGGGATATTATTCAAGCAATCAAGTTTGGTAATCCTGATGCGCTCATCGCTTTTTGTCGTGCTATTCAGAAGTATTCCCCCGTGGGCTCGTATCTTGATCCTGTACCTGCCCCTATGCCGGGCTATGAGAGTAATTTGATTATGGCAGGGGGTACTTTTATTGATGGTAGTACATCTGAATTATCTGCCGATGGTCCTTTACGAGAGCCTTACATCGCTTTCTGTCAGGGGGGTACCCATTGGACTCACAGTGCGATCGCCCTTGAATACGCCCTAGGGGAGATTATGGGGTGA
- a CDS encoding von Willebrand factor type A (PFAM: von Willebrand factor type A domain~InterPro IPR002035~KEGG: cyh:Cyan8802_0675 von Willebrand factor type A~SMART: von Willebrand factor type A~SPTR: von Willebrand factor type A), which produces MDINEIVNNRDYTLIIDKSSSLNTDDGMGKTRWEIAQESTFALAQKCDELDCDGITIYLYSGRFRRYDNVTAGKIKDIYAVNEPMGKSDLKSVLQDALENYFQRKAEGEAKANGETMLVITDGIPDEPKEIIKLIIDATHRIDNGEELGISFIQVGKDRKATEYFKALDDLLEDAGAKFDIVDTVTLEDMQQMSLSQVLLNALID; this is translated from the coding sequence ATGGACATAAACGAAATTGTTAATAATAGGGACTACACCCTGATTATTGATAAAAGTAGCAGTTTGAATACCGATGACGGTATGGGCAAAACCCGTTGGGAAATAGCTCAAGAGTCAACCTTTGCCTTAGCTCAAAAATGTGATGAGTTAGATTGTGATGGCATTACCATTTATCTTTATTCTGGTCGTTTTCGTCGTTATGACAATGTGACGGCAGGAAAAATTAAAGATATTTATGCAGTTAATGAACCCATGGGCAAATCTGATTTAAAAAGTGTACTTCAAGATGCTTTGGAAAATTATTTCCAAAGAAAAGCTGAAGGTGAAGCCAAGGCTAACGGAGAAACCATGTTGGTTATTACAGATGGGATTCCTGATGAACCAAAAGAGATTATCAAATTAATCATTGATGCTACCCATAGAATAGATAATGGTGAGGAATTGGGAATTTCTTTTATTCAGGTGGGCAAAGATAGAAAAGCCACGGAATATTTTAAGGCCTTGGATGATTTGTTAGAGGATGCAGGGGCAAAGTTTGACATTGTAGATACTGTCACTTTGGAGGATATGCAACAAATGTCTTTGAGTCAGGTACTCTTAAATGCTTTAATTGACTAA
- a CDS encoding hypothetical protein (KEGG: cyt:cce_3269 hypothetical protein~SPTR: Putative uncharacterized protein) — protein MNNENKYRMICTLSFGDIYAQIIVWLIVIFVSLASTLALWSSTRQIYAFATVGIVLVLSLPFLLFAFVTTLFNHIEFVPVDQEEEKKSKARRPKFRGNKPAEAV, from the coding sequence ATGAATAACGAAAATAAATATCGCATGATTTGCACCCTATCATTTGGGGATATTTATGCTCAAATTATTGTTTGGTTAATAGTCATTTTTGTTAGTTTAGCCAGTACCCTCGCCCTTTGGAGTAGCACCAGACAAATTTATGCTTTTGCTACGGTGGGTATTGTGTTGGTTTTATCTCTACCTTTTCTCCTATTCGCCTTTGTGACTACTTTATTCAATCACATCGAATTTGTACCCGTTGACCAAGAAGAGGAAAAAAAATCCAAGGCAAGAAGACCTAAGTTTCGGGGTAATAAACCAGCTGAGGCAGTTTAA
- a CDS encoding heat shock protein DnaJ domain protein (PFAM: DnaJ C terminal region; DnaJ domain~COGs: COG0484 DnaJ-class molecular chaperone with C-terminal Zn finger domain~InterPro IPR001623:IPR002939:IPR018253:IPR003095~KEGG: cyt:cce_1355 heat shock protein HSP40~PFAM: heat shock protein DnaJ domain protein; chaperone DnaJ domain protein~SMART: heat shock protein DnaJ domain protein~SPTR: Heat shock protein Hsp40;~manually curated): MSFDTGNLRNTVNNYYQILGVDPSATLGDIKKEFRILARRYHPDLNPGDKSAEEMFKKINEAYDTLSDDSKRSQYDLSIGASRRRLVRPKGNNNSSGFPFTNINSVWDDLRNTSKTSTTKTNVSRGNTYNYNRTRSTRTEDYQSSTAKRIKSVPPRPKSKDIEAKLSLPLEKAYSGGRERIRLEDGRSLEIDMPPAMYHGQKIRLKGQGIRGGDLYLKILIEEHPFFKLQKTDISCEIPLTPAEAIVGGAIEIPTIDGLVKMNVPAGVKSGQRLKLADKGYPNIRGERGDQMVILRIVPPNQVSEQEKELYKQIREIETFNPRQELLNYYQ; this comes from the coding sequence ATGAGTTTTGACACGGGAAATTTGCGCAATACTGTGAATAATTATTATCAAATTTTAGGGGTTGACCCTTCAGCAACATTAGGGGATATAAAAAAAGAGTTTCGTATTCTTGCTCGTCGTTATCATCCTGACTTGAATCCGGGAGATAAAAGTGCCGAGGAGATGTTTAAAAAAATTAATGAGGCCTACGATACTCTTTCTGATGATAGTAAGCGTTCTCAATATGATCTGTCCATTGGCGCTTCCCGTCGTCGTTTAGTACGTCCAAAGGGTAATAATAATTCTTCGGGTTTTCCTTTTACCAATATCAACAGTGTTTGGGATGATTTGCGTAATACTTCTAAAACCAGCACTACTAAAACCAACGTTTCTCGTGGTAATACATACAATTATAATCGTACTCGCTCCACCCGCACCGAAGATTATCAATCTAGTACCGCTAAACGGATTAAATCTGTGCCTCCCCGTCCTAAATCGAAGGATATTGAGGCAAAGTTATCTTTGCCCTTAGAAAAGGCTTATTCTGGGGGTAGGGAGCGCATTCGCTTAGAGGATGGACGTTCTTTGGAGATTGATATGCCCCCTGCTATGTACCATGGACAAAAAATTCGACTCAAGGGACAGGGGATTCGAGGAGGTGATTTATACCTCAAAATTTTGATTGAGGAACATCCTTTTTTCAAGTTACAAAAAACTGACATTTCCTGTGAAATTCCCCTCACTCCTGCGGAGGCTATTGTGGGAGGGGCGATCGAAATTCCTACCATTGACGGTTTGGTAAAAATGAATGTTCCTGCAGGGGTCAAATCTGGACAAAGGTTAAAGTTAGCTGATAAGGGCTATCCCAATATTAGAGGGGAAAGGGGTGATCAAATGGTGATTTTGCGTATTGTTCCCCCTAATCAGGTTTCGGAGCAGGAAAAGGAGTTATACAAGCAAATTCGAGAAATTGAAACTTTTAATCCCCGTCAGGAATTATTAAATTATTATCAATGA
- a CDS encoding iron-sulfur cluster binding protein (PFAM: Domain of unknown function (DUF1730)~TIGRFAM: iron-sulfur cluster binding protein, putative~COGs: COG1600 Uncharacterized Fe-S protein~InterPro IPR017896:IPR013542:IPR017900:IPR004453~KEGG: mar:MAE_50480 4Fe-4S cluster binding protein like~PFAM: domain of unknown function DUF1730~SPTR: 4Fe-4S cluster binding protein like;~TIGRFAM: iron-sulfur cluster binding protein) — MGLTAREVKEKAREIGFHAVGIASVEEMDDYRQKAVNHLQRWLDKGYQADMEWMANPRRQDITQCMEGVKSVISVALNYYTPHERSGNAEDAKISRYGWGRDYHRIIQKRLKIFTQWLKERDEDLEARYYVDTGPIQDKVWAQKAGLGWIAKNGNLITRNYGSWVFLGEILVNIPLEVDKPHTSHCGTCSRCISACPTEAITEPFVVDANRCIAYHTIENRAENLPSAIALNLNGWVAGCDICQDVCPWNQRFAQPTDIEDFNPYPENLNPKLKELAQLSEEEWDKRFTASALRRIKPPMWRRNAQAQLNK; from the coding sequence ATGGGTTTAACAGCAAGGGAGGTTAAGGAAAAAGCGAGGGAAATTGGTTTCCATGCCGTGGGCATTGCTTCGGTGGAGGAAATGGACGATTATCGCCAAAAGGCAGTAAATCATCTACAACGATGGCTAGATAAAGGGTATCAAGCCGATATGGAGTGGATGGCAAATCCTCGCCGACAGGATATTACCCAGTGTATGGAGGGGGTAAAGTCAGTTATTTCTGTGGCTCTTAACTATTATACTCCCCATGAGCGCTCGGGCAATGCCGAGGATGCTAAAATTTCTCGCTATGGTTGGGGTAGGGATTACCATCGCATTATTCAAAAAAGGCTCAAAATTTTTACTCAATGGTTAAAGGAGAGGGATGAGGATTTAGAAGCCAGATATTATGTAGATACTGGGCCCATTCAGGATAAGGTATGGGCGCAAAAAGCTGGTCTTGGTTGGATTGCCAAAAATGGTAATTTGATTACTCGAAATTATGGTAGTTGGGTTTTTTTGGGGGAGATTTTGGTCAATATTCCCCTAGAGGTGGATAAACCCCATACGAGCCATTGTGGTACTTGTAGCCGTTGTATTTCCGCTTGTCCGACGGAGGCTATCACCGAGCCTTTTGTGGTGGACGCTAATCGCTGTATAGCTTATCATACCATAGAAAATCGTGCTGAAAATCTGCCCAGTGCGATCGCCCTTAACCTTAATGGTTGGGTGGCAGGGTGTGATATATGTCAAGATGTCTGCCCATGGAATCAAAGATTTGCTCAACCCACGGACATAGAAGACTTTAACCCCTACCCAGAAAATCTTAACCCCAAATTAAAAGAATTAGCCCAATTATCGGAGGAGGAATGGGATAAAAGATTTACGGCCTCGGCACTGAGAAGAATAAAACCTCCCATGTGGCGCCGTAATGCGCAAGCACAACTTAATAAGTAA
- a CDS encoding hypothetical protein (KEGG: mar:MAE_49930 hypothetical protein~SPTR: Putative uncharacterized protein): protein MLVILQNEQLLSTEKVCNGCLMANHGGTPRWQKGKLGCGQCLGKSGQNQPMIYQCQMGFHLVNIE, encoded by the coding sequence ATGTTAGTAATTCTCCAAAATGAACAACTATTATCTACCGAAAAAGTTTGTAATGGTTGCCTAATGGCAAATCATGGAGGGACACCCCGTTGGCAAAAGGGTAAACTAGGCTGTGGTCAGTGTTTGGGCAAGTCAGGACAAAACCAACCAATGATATATCAGTGTCAGATGGGCTTTCATCTTGTTAATATCGAATAG